CAAGCGCACCGGCTTCAATCGCGCCAAGGATGTCCGCGTCGGTGTCATAGTTGGTAACAACCAGCACTTTCGGTGGATTATCAATAGTCCGCTTAATCGCCGCAGTTGCATCCGCACCGGTAGACACCTGGGTGCCCTGCACGCCAGGGCCAAAACGCAGATCCATCAAAATGACATCAATACCGCCTTCTTGAGCTGCCTGAACAGCACCTTCAGCGGTTGACACTTCACCCACCACTTCAATATCTTCGGCGCTTTCCAGCACGGCTCGAAGTCCGAGCCTCACGATTTCGTGGTCATCAGCAAGCAGCACGCGAATCATTGTTTGAACTAGGTCCTTCCCAATGACAGTTTCTGGTTGGCCCCGTGCGTTTTCGTGCGCGGCGGCAGTGAAGAAAATGCCTTCAAGAGTATCGATGAGCAGATGAATCGACTTTTAGTCTAACCTTAGTGATCATCAGGTGGAGAATACACTACACCCTATTGGTGCTCCGCATCATACAAAGGTCGATCTGGCGGATCTGCTGGCGGTTCTACTGGAAGCGCCGCTGAGACCGCCGTGCCCTGCCCATATGCCGACTCTACGATCACCTCGCCGTTAAGCTCCACCGCGCGCTGATGCAGGGCACTCAACCCAATGTGCCCCAGGCCCGCCGGCTGGCCAGAAACCTCCTCAGGTTCAAATCCCACACCGTCATCGACCACGTCCAAACGCACCTCAGTGTCCTCATAGGTCAAGGTCACATGGCAATTCTTCGCCTCCGAATGCTTCGCCACATTGCCGATAGCTCCCTGCGCGATCCGCAGCAACGTCGCCTCAGTTTTCATCGGTAGCTGACGCACATCGCCATCAACATTGATCACAAAGTTGATGCCCAACAGTGGCTCCGTCACACGATGCAGCGCCGCCTCCAGCGAGGTTTTGGACAACGCCGCAGGTTGAAGCGCTGCGATCATCGCACGCGCCTCACTCAAATTATCCGACGCTGTACTCCTGGCCAGTTTGATCTTCTGCGTGATTGCCTTCTTAGTCTTATCATCTAGATCCGCTGCCTCAATCTCCTGCTCAGAAACATGCAGCAGCATTTGGATCGACGACAGCCCCTGCGCTACGGTGTCATGAATTTCGTGCGCGATGCGCTGACGCTCCGCAGCGATTCCTGCATTGCGTTCGGTCACAGCCAGCTGCGAGCGTGTCTCAATAAGCTGATCAATGAGCTGCTGCTTTTCATTGTTTACCCGCCACAGCGTCCTAAACGCATAATCAATGGCCACGGTAACAATTGCCGACACCAACGGCCCCATCACTCCGCCAAAGGTCAAGCCCCCGGCGTATTGGCTGGCAATCGCAATCGACGTCGCACCCACCACCGCGATAATGCCACGCACATCCGGCATGACCTGCAGATACACAAAAAACAGGGGGAACAACAGATAGATTGACACCGGCACAATCGGGATCATGACAACCCACACTAGGGTCAACGCAAACAGCCACCCCAGCTGCACCGCATGTTTGAGTTCCAGGCGTTTGGAGGAGCCATAAAAATACAGCGAGCCCCATACAAACAGCAGCACACACGACAGCGCGAACATCGGCAAACTGAGGCGTGCCGACGCGCCCAGGCCCACCACCAGCAGAGTTGCTGTTAAAATGTGGATGCTATTGCGATAGCTCATGGCACCCGGCTGACCACCACGTTTGGCAAGAGCCTCCACATCGAGCTCATTGCGCCCCGACTCCATCACACGATCTAGGCTTGACTGCATGCGTCGTACATTACCCATAATCTTCGCCGCCTCCATGTTCCTGGCAGGTTGTGGCACAGATCAGGCCCAGGCACCGGCTCCTGCGTCGGCTTCGGCGTCAGTAGAGCCCACAGCTCCCATCACTGACGGCCAACCCATCGACGCGATGCCCGCCGTGGAGCGCACCGCCCAGGTCGCCTGCCCCTACCTGGACATGGAGTGGGTCGCAGACACGAACGGCCAGCGCGTCACGGGTTACGGCACAGACGAACGCTTTTCGACGCCCTCTTGCGTTTTTTATTCCTTCCCCGAAGAACCCCAACTCACTGTGATCGTTCGCGAGATGGCCACCGTGGACGACGCCATCGCTGTCGTCGACTGGGCAGCCCCCATCGATTCCACTGAGCCCGCCGAAGAACCCGCAGGCTGGTCAGGTGGACGCCGCGGTGGCAACGAAGAATCCGGTGCACTGTACGCTGTCCAAAAAGACACCACCGCCGTCGTGGTGTTCACCAACCAGGATCAATCACTAAAAGCCCAATTGGTCGCAGAAGAAGTTATCGCAAACCTCGGACTTTAAAACACGACGTCGTTGTACGGCATGAGTGTGGACACCCACGGGAACACAACTTCCATGAGCACGAAAAACACAACCGCCAGCAATGCCAGCACGATCAGCAACTTGATAAACCACGGTCCCGGCAAATAGTGCCACAGCAGTGAATACATTTAGCTCTCCTCCAACGCTGCTGGTCGAACATTGTCTTGCTTGTCTGAGCTTTCCACCAACATGGCATGCACAATCATGCGCTCTGCATTAGAAAACTGTGGGTGGCAGGTGGTCAGCGTCAACAGCGCTTCAGACCCCTCCGTCACCGTTGCGCTATCCACACCCGGCACCGGATAAGTCATATCGATACGATCCGGCGTGGTGATGTGGCGCCCCTGCACATGTGAGTACTGCCCACCCACCATGCTGCTCACCTGAGCTTCATTGAAGCAGTCTGCACCTTCTGCAGCACGACCTGCGGCATCGGTGGACATCGGCATCACGCGGTAAACATCCCAAGATGTGGAGGTTTCCACCACGATGGCATCGCAAACTTCTACGTTGCCCAGATCATTAAATGGAGAACCTTTACCCACGCGGTGACCTGCGACAGCGAAGTTTCCCGCTTCACCCGGCATCTGAGAATCCACATAACGGCCAGGTCCTGCCAACAAATCGGCCTCGTCAGTGCCCTCAATGATGGCGAAATTGAAGTCCGAACCAAAACTTGGAATGTACATGCGCGCAAACGCTTCGCCCAGCTCAGGAGTCAGTTTCTGCCGAGGATTCACCCTCTCTTGCTCCCACTGCTCATCGAGCTTCCCACTAGCAGCTTCCTGCAGCTTTCCGGATTCCACGTTGGTCCAATAGGCCTCGTAGAACGCAAACAGCAAGGCGAGCACACCCACCGTGAGGAGGATTTCACCCAGCACCTGGGAAAAAGTGATTCGAGGTCGAGGCTTCTTACCGCCCGGGGACTGACGCCCAGGAAGGGTAGCATCCGTATTCAGCATTTGTGTCATCGGTTTGTGTCGAAGTCCAAAGTCTTTTTAGTCTGATTCGGCAGGTGCACGTACCATGAAACGTGCAAATGAGACGTGGCTATGCCTCCCACAGTGTACATCTATTTAGCAGAATTGATGATTTCAATTTTTTTCGGCATACACCCGTCGAAAAGCGTTTTAAGGCCCTTGTCAGGAAAGGCAATTACTTAAGTGCTCGACATATTGATTTATCCAGTGTCCGGTGTGATGAAGCTGTGGCATCTGTTGCTGCACAACGTCTTTGGCTGGGACGATTCACTCGCGTGGTTCCTGTCCCTGTTCGGCCTGGTGATCACCATTCGAGCCATCATCGCGCCTTTTACCTGGCAGATGTATCGTAATAGTCGCATCCTTGCGCACATGCGCCCAGAACGCGCCGCCCTCATCGCGGAATACGACGGTAAATATGACGAAAAATCCATCCGCGAGCTGCAGCAACGACAACGCGATCTGAACAAAAAGCACGGTGTCAACCCGTTGGCTGGCTGTGTGCCTGCGCTGGTTCAAACTCCCGTCGTCATCGGCTTATACATGGCGCTGCTGCGGATGGCACGCCCCGAAGGCGGCCTAGAAAACCCCGTCTACCAGCCAGTAGGCTTCCTCACCGCCGATGAAGTGCAATCATTCCTCGCAGGCCGCGTCAACAACGTACCCCTGCCCGCATACGTCTCCATGCCTGCTGAGCAGCTCGAATTCCTCGGCACCACACGCTCAGAAGTCCTCGACTTCGTTCTCCCCCTCTTTATCGCCGCAGCCATCTTTACCGCGATCAACATGGCCATGTCCATGTATCGATCCATCCAAACCAACGACTACTCCTCCGGTGTCTCCACCCGGATGCTCAAAATCATGATGGTGCTGTCGGTCATCTCCCCCATCTTCCCGCTTTCCCTCGGCCTCACCGGCCCATTCCCCACTGCAATCGCACTTTACTGGGTGAGCAACAACCTCTGGACCCTCCTCCAGACCGCCATCATGATGTTCCTCATCCAGCGCAAATACCCACTCACCGACGAGTTCAAAACCTTCCACTCGCAGCAACGCGCCGACTACCGCGAAACCCAACGCGACAAGCGCTCATTCCGCTGGAACCGCACCAAAAACCGCATCCTCATGTTGCTCACCCCATGGAATGCTGCCAAGCTCCACGCTGAAAACGTCGAGGCCAAGACGGCGCGAGTAAACAAAATTAATGCAGAAAAAGCGGCGAAGAAGGAAATCGTCGAAAAGCGCCGTGAAACGCAACGCCAAATGAACAAAGATGCCATCGAGCGCATTAAGAAGCGCCGCGCAGAGATAAAAGCAAAAAAGAAGGAGCTTAACGACGCCCCCTCTGACGACGAGTCCTAGATGGAATAATCCGCAGGCGGAGCGGACAACAATTGCCTCGCCAGATCCCGTGCCGTCTCCAGCGGGCTCGTATTGCGCACCAATCGGGAACCCGCCAAACCACCATCAAGGAACACCAACAGCTGGTTAGCCTGTGTGGTTCCCGGGTAGCCGTTCTTTTCCGTGAGCAGATCAGTCAGCGTCTGATGACACCACTTACGATGGTCCATCACCGCTGCCACAATCCCCTTCTCACTATCCGTCTCCGGGCGAGGATACTCACTCGCAGCATTCTGGAAATGCGATCCGCGGAAGCCCTTCTCCGGCTCCTCCTCAATGCACTGATCGAAGAACGCGAGGATCTTATCCTCAGAATCCTTCATCCCCGCAGTACGTTCCCGCCACGCCTCACGCCACTGCTGATCCAAGTTCTCCAGGTAGGCGATGACCAGAGCATCCTTGGATCCAAACAGCGAATACAAACTCGCCTTCGCCACATCAGCTTCCCGCAGAATACGATCAATACCAATCACACGGATCCCCTCCGTGGTGAACAGATTGGTTGCGCTATCGAGAAGGCGCTGGCGGGGGCTTGGTCGATTGCGACGACGACTTGCCCCGGCACTCGTTTTACTCTTGCCTGAAGCGCTGGCAGCCACGTTCGGCCACGTCCTTTCGGGTTGGTGAAAAGGTTCTTTTGATTGTCTACAACCAATATAGACAAACCGGTTCGTATAGTTTGAATCTACAGGTGAGTCCGTCCGGATTTCTACCCAATTCTCTGCAACTTTGGGGAATGGCGGTGACGGGTTGGGCTGAAGTTCTTAAAGGTAGATAGGGAGTCGGGTTTTCGCAGGTTCTGTCGGGGACGCGAAGTCGGACTGGCGAAGTCGGTGGTGCAAAGTCGACCGGCAGCTTCCCACGATCCGTCCCACACCAGCCGTTCCAACACAAACCCCACGTACACAAAAACCTGCCCTCGCCTGGAAATTCCAGACGAGGGCAGGTTCATGAATTTCTTGCTGTTACTTCCTGCGGGTGAAGAACTGCACGATGGTGAGCAGAATGACTGCACCAAGCAAACAGGTAACGAAGCTGAAAATCAAGCCGCCACCGGATACGTCAAAGCCGATGACGCCAAGGAGCCAACCTCCAAGCAGGCCACCGATGATACCGACGACAATGTTCAGCAACAGTCCCTGCTGAGCATCGGTGCCCTTAATCTTTGAGGCGATCCATCCTGCCAAACCGCCGATGATGATCCAACCGATCCAACCGAGTGCAAGCATGCGATTCTCCTTTACGAATAGTGAATGTTTTTCACTCAACATGCTCAATTTTAACGAGTATTAGTTTTATTGCGAAGTAATTCTTAGATTTTCACAGGATTGTTATTTAATGTTGTTCAAACCTTAATGCCCTGATCTTCCAAGGAAAGGTTGGAAGACCAGGGCATTTGAGACCAAAACTAGTGGGCTACTTCTCCTGTGGGCGGACAACCATCATGGGGCATGGTGCGGACTGTAGCAGCGCGCGGGAGGTGGAACCAAGGAGCATTCCCTTGAATCCGCCACGACCGTGGGAGCCGACAACCAGCAGCTGTGCGCCTTCGGAGGCCTCGGCAAGTGCGCGTACTGGACGGTCACGGGTGATGATCTTCTTAACCGTGACGTTCGGGTACTTCTCCACCAGTGGTGCGAGGCGCTCGATGAGCATCTCGGTTTGGGAACGCTCAACTTCGTCCCACTGCTGTTGTGCAGCAGCAAGGCCTGCAAGCGATGCCTGAACCTGCATGTCCATCCAGGTGTGGACTGCTACGAGTTCAGCGTCACGAGCGTCAGCTTCTGCGAATGCGTACTCGGTTGCCTTCTGGGAGACTTCGGAGCCATCGACACCGACGACCACTGGGCCGTACTTGGTGTTTTCGTTGACTGCACTGTCTTCGCGGACAACAACAACGGGGCACTTTGCGTGGCCAACCACTGCGCCGGACACGGATCCCATGACCATTCCAGAGAGTCCGCCAAGGCCACGGGAGCCCATGACAATCATGGTGACGCCACTGGACATCTCCAGCAGCATGTCGATGGGGCTGCCTTCTGCGATGGTATGACCAATTTTGATTTCTGGTGCGACCTCATGGGCAATTTCTCGTGCCTCATTGACCTTCTCCAGGGCTTCGGCCTGGAGGTCGTCGAAAAGCTCCTGCGGTGGAACCATTCCTTCTGCGTAGAGGAACTGAGGCATGGTGTAGCTGGAGGCCAAACGGAGTGGAATGCCACGTTTATTGGCAGTGTTAGCGGCCCAGCGAACAGCTTGTTTTGAGGCGTCCGAACCATCAACTGCTACAACGACGATGTCTTCAAAGCTCATGTCGATCGACCTTTCATTGATTGCTGAATACTGCATGACAGGTGCGGTAATTCATTTTCTCGAACTACTTTTTAGTCTAGCGCTTAAGCCCGGTGGACACAGGTGGTTAGTACCAGTATTTTTGTGATTATGCACATGCACCCGCAAACGACCTAAGCCGAGGCATGCGAAATCGCAGTTTTCCACCGTCAGCGACTACACTCTTTCCTGATCAGCGGTGTTCAAGCACCCTTTTTACACAGCAGCGGCGTCAGCGTTGGCTGGGTACAGGAAATCAAAAAGTACGCGACTGAATTGGGCGATGATTGCCCCGATGTCAGTGCTGAAAAATTCGATGATGGGATTGATGATCGTATTGAAGTCCATGCCTAACAGGGTAGTACAGAGGGCTGTCCAAAAGCCTAAAATGAAAGCTCCTTTACCCATTAGGGATGGATTAAATCCGTCGCGGGCAAGACTGCCGATGGAATCTGACCCAATTAAGGCCATCGATTTTGTGGAGTATTTGATCAATACTCAGCGCCATCGCAACCCTGCCGATGATGCCACTGCATTAATAGAGCGTTTCAACGACCACCTGGTCGTCAATCATTACGCCGAGCCCTATGCCCCCGATGACATCGTTATGCCGGATGATGACATCTGGTTCTATCGCATGCCTGCCGCTGAGCGCCCGATTCCCTACAAGATCCACACTATCTTTGAAGACGATGATCTACTGGTCATCGACAAGCCTCCCTACCTTGCCACGATGCCGCGCGGTCGCCACATTACGGAGACTGCCCTGGTCAAGATGCGTGTCCTGACGGGCAACAACGATCTCACTCCCGCCCACCGCTTGGATCGCCTGACGGCCGGCGTGTTGGTCATGGTGAAAAAGCCGGAGCTGCGAGGTGCCTACCAAACGCTGTTTGCGCGTCGTGAAGCGTCAAAGACGTATGAGGCGATTGCAGAATATATCCCCAACCTGATGAATGCAGAAGGGCCGACAATCTGGGAAAACCGCATTGAGAAGGAACGTGGCGTGGTCCAAGCTTTTGTCACCGAGGGCCCTGTCAACGCCCGAACCGAGCTCGTTTCGGTCACCCCGGTTAATGACGCCGAGCAGAAAATTCTGGAAGCAACTCACGGCTCTCTTCCTCGGCAGGCCCGTTATGTGTTGGCGCCTGCGACCGGCAAAACCCATCAGCTGCGCCTGCATATGCGCGATTTCGCAGCCCCAATCCTGGGCGATCCGCTCTATCCCGTCCTGCATGCGGTCGACGATGAGGACTACACCACCCCCATGCATCTCATCGCGCGCACGCTTACCTTCATTGATCCCCAAACCCACGAGGAACGAACTTTTGTCAGCACCCGCCCAACTGGGAGCCTTTAACCGCCGGAAGTGGCATACTTTCCCCATGCCTTCGTTTTTTCGTCGTTTAGCAACCGCCCTTGCCGTCGGCGTAACAACCCTTTCACTCGCCCCGATTCCTGCAGGTCACGCGGCCGTAGGCGCAATGTTAAACCAACTTCCTTCCGGCGAAATCTCGTGCGCGACCGCGGAGGCGTACTGGACAAACGACGCCGATTATCAAAGCAAAGTGGACCAGGCGCAAGCCCTCGCAGCCATGGATGCGCGCGGCAGTGAAATCCTCGACGTCCTTGCGCGTGTCGACGCCGCTGCCGAGAACTGCGGACTTAAGGGCACCAGCGGGGCTTCAGACCCTGCCACCACAGATGGCGAAGTTGGTTCTGACGGTGCCGGTTCTGACGGTGCCGGTTCTGACGGTGTTGCATCTGGCACTACGGATACCGCTGCTGCGCCCGCTGCCGGCTCCGGCGGCACCTCCGACGCACCCGTCACTGACGCGGAGGCAGTTCTGGGGCCTGTGCGCGGTGATGCCGCCACTCCAATGAAGATAATTGAGGTGCTCGGACAGGGCCAAGTTGAGGTTCCTGACGCGAACGCGTTGTTATCCAATTACCTGCGCCAACTCACCATCATCATCTAACTCACATTTCACAAATACCTGTCGATCTATAGAATAATCAGGGGCTGAATTTTTTCAGCACTGATAAACATGCTTTTGACATGGAGAAATGGAGTTTTTGTGCGCATTATCAACGCCCGAGTAAAGAGTTACGCCGATCTGGTTGATATCACCATCGAGGGTGAGAAAATTACCTCAATCACCCCCTCAATTCGGCGAGCAGAGGAGGATGTCCGCGCCGATGACTACGACGCTGATAGCCGCCTGGTCACGCCACAATTCGCGGAAGCTCATATTCACCTCGACTACGCCAACACCGCTGGCGTCCCCCGGGAAAACAACTCTGGCACCCTTTTTGAGGCTATTGAAATCTGGGCAGACCGCAAGGCTGAAGGATTTCACGTCAAAGACGACATCAAAGCAAAGGCCCTGCAAGCAGCAAAGCGTGCAGCTGAGCACGGTGTTGGCTTCATCCGCACTCACGTTGATGTCACAGACCCAACCTTCGCAGGCTTCGAGGCTCTAGCTGAGCTTCGCGACGAAGTCCGCGACTGGTGCGATATCCAAATCGTCGCCTTCCCCCAGAACGGCATCTTCGCCTATGAAGGTGGCCAGAAGCTTATTTCTGACGCAATGGTTGCCGGAGCTGATGTCGTCGGCGGCATTCCCCACCTGGAGCCAACCCGTGACGACGGCGTTGCCTCCGTGAAGTGGCTTTTCGATCTCGCCGAAAAGCACTCCGCCCCCATCGACATCCACACCGATGAAATCGATGATCCTCACTCCCGATTCGTCGAAGTCCTCGCCGCGGAAGCCAGCAAGCGCGACATGGGACCACAAACCGTTGTTTCCCACTCCGTTGCGATGGCTTACTACACCCCCGGCTACATGGCACGACTTCTACCCAAGCTCGCCAACTCCAAAGTGCGTTTCGCTGTCTGCCCCAACGAGAACCTCCACCTCCAGGGCTTAGGCTTCCAGGGTCCAGTCCCCCGCGGCGTTGCTCCGGTAAAGGAACTTACTGAATTTGGCATTCCAGTTTCCTTCTGCCAGGACTCGCTCAACGATCCGTTCTACCCAATGGGCAACGGCGACTTGCTGCGCATCCTCGACTCCGGCCTACATGTTTCCCACATGTTGACTGCACCTCACATGGAAAACGCTCTGTCTTTCATCACCACCAACCCCGCGGGCAACTTGGGTCTTCCAGATTACGAGATCGCAGAGAACACCCCTGCCAACCTTCTCGTGCTGGATGCGTTCAGCGACAAGGGTGCGGTTCAGACGAAGGCAGCGGTACTCCTCAGCATTCACAACGGCAAGAAGGTGCTGTCCCGCGAGCCTGAAAAGGTGGACTGGAACGTCTGAGGACAGCACTCTACTCTGATTTCGGAGATGGCGAACCACCCGTTAGCACTCTAGATATAACACGGGAAAACCCGATGTAGTCAGCGGGATTATATCCGGGAAACCCTGTAAGAACCCCCTTTCCCACCCCAAGAGGAGAGGGGGTTTTGTGTCGCTGGGCACATATCTGCCCTTTTTCTATCAGCTTATAGAAACAACCTTGTATGGTTACATTGTTCAGTTTCTATAGAGCAATAGAAAGATCATAAGAGGAATTCGAATGTCCACCAAAGTTTTCCGAGGAGATGACAAGGCCCTCATGGGTATTGTTCTGTCAGTCCTCACGTTCTGGCTTTTCGCACAGTCCACTCTGAACATCGGTCCCGACATAGCCGCAGATCTGGGCATGAGCGATGAAATCATGAACATCGCGGTTGTCGCCGCCGCACTTTTCTGTGGAACCTTTATCGTTGCAGCCGGCGGCATCGCTGACGTCTTTGGTCGTGTTCGCGTGATGATGATGGGTAACATCTTCAACATCGTTGGATCACTCTTGATCGCCACCTCCACAACCTCCTTGGCCACCCAGATGGTGATCACCGGCCGTGTCCTCCAGGGTCTTGCAGCTGCAGCCATCATGTCCTCATCCCTCGCACTGGTAAAGACCTACTGGTTGGATACCGACCGTCAGCGCGCTGTCTCCATCTGGTCGATCGGATCCTGGGGTGGAACCGGCTTCTGTGCACTATTCGCAGGTCTTGTCGTTGCCAGCCCATTCGGTTGGAGGGGTATCTTCGCACTCTCCGCCATCATTTCCGTCATTGCCATGGGCCTGACCCGCCACATTCCTGAATCCCGCCCAGCGCAGCACGTCGGAATGCGTCTCGACTGGACCGGCATCGCCATTCTCGCCCTCAGCATCCTCTCCCTCGAACTGTTCATCACCCAGGGCGAAGCACTCGGCTGGACCAACTGGATGACCTGCACTCTCCTCGCAGTATCCCTCGTCTTCATGGTTGTCTTCTTCTACGTCGAGAAGATGGTCAATTGGCCAGTTCTCGACTTCAGTCTCTTCAAAGACCGCGCCTTCAGCGGCTCCACCATCACCAACTTCATCATGAGTGGTACCGGCGGCGTCGTCGCAGTAGTCATGTGGGTCCAGCAAATGGGCTGGGGAGTCTCCGCAACGGTCTCCGGCCTCACCAGCATCGGCTTCGCAGTCTTCGTGATCCTCTTCATCCGCATCGGTGAGAAGGCCATGCAGCGAGTCGGCGCACGCGCAGTCATCATCGTCGCAGGTATCCTCGTAGCAGCATCCACCGCCCTCATGATGATCACCTCAGTGTCCGAATCCACCTACGTTGTTTTCTCCCTCATCGGATTCTCTGTCTACGGCCTGGGCCTTGGCCTCTTCGCCACCCCAGTCACCGATACCGCCCTCGGCACCCTGCCTAAGGATCGCACCGGCGCAGGTGCCGGCGTCTTCAAGATGTCCTCTTCCCTCGGCGCAGCGCTCGGCATCGCAATCTCCACCTCCGTCTTTTTGGCTCTGCGTGGCAACGCCGGCTCCACTGATACCGTCGCCCTCGCCGGAACCGTCTCCCTCGGCATCAACGTGGCATTGGCCCTCGGTGCCACCCTCACTGCAGCAATCCTGATCCCTAAGGCCGCAGGAAAACTCACCTCCACCATCAAGATCGAAGCCGAACTAGTTGCCCCTTACGCAGAAGCAAACGCAGTCAAGATCTAATTATCCCCCACGACTTATCCCATAATCCCCGCACCTTATTGGTGTGGGGTTTATTTTTGCGCCAAATCGCTTGTCGACGCTGTCCTCCATCACCCGCCCACCGGTCCTGCCCCAGCCCCGCACGACCGAA
The window above is part of the Corynebacterium deserti GIMN1.010 genome. Proteins encoded here:
- the yidC gene encoding membrane protein insertase YidC — protein: MLDILIYPVSGVMKLWHLLLHNVFGWDDSLAWFLSLFGLVITIRAIIAPFTWQMYRNSRILAHMRPERAALIAEYDGKYDEKSIRELQQRQRDLNKKHGVNPLAGCVPALVQTPVVIGLYMALLRMARPEGGLENPVYQPVGFLTADEVQSFLAGRVNNVPLPAYVSMPAEQLEFLGTTRSEVLDFVLPLFIAAAIFTAINMAMSMYRSIQTNDYSSGVSTRMLKIMMVLSVISPIFPLSLGLTGPFPTAIALYWVSNNLWTLLQTAIMMFLIQRKYPLTDEFKTFHSQQRADYRETQRDKRSFRWNRTKNRILMLLTPWNAAKLHAENVEAKTARVNKINAEKAAKKEIVEKRRETQRQMNKDAIERIKKRRAEIKAKKKELNDAPSDDES
- a CDS encoding universal stress protein; its protein translation is MSFEDIVVVAVDGSDASKQAVRWAANTANKRGIPLRLASSYTMPQFLYAEGMVPPQELFDDLQAEALEKVNEAREIAHEVAPEIKIGHTIAEGSPIDMLLEMSSGVTMIVMGSRGLGGLSGMVMGSVSGAVVGHAKCPVVVVREDSAVNENTKYGPVVVGVDGSEVSQKATEYAFAEADARDAELVAVHTWMDMQVQASLAGLAAAQQQWDEVERSQTEMLIERLAPLVEKYPNVTVKKIITRDRPVRALAEASEGAQLLVVGSHGRGGFKGMLLGSTSRALLQSAPCPMMVVRPQEK
- the mcbR gene encoding TetR/AcrR family transcriptional regulator MbcR, with product MAASASGKSKTSAGASRRRNRPSPRQRLLDSATNLFTTEGIRVIGIDRILREADVAKASLYSLFGSKDALVIAYLENLDQQWREAWRERTAGMKDSEDKILAFFDQCIEEEPEKGFRGSHFQNAASEYPRPETDSEKGIVAAVMDHRKWCHQTLTDLLTEKNGYPGTTQANQLLVFLDGGLAGSRLVRNTSPLETARDLARQLLSAPPADYSI
- a CDS encoding sensor histidine kinase, translated to MQSSLDRVMESGRNELDVEALAKRGGQPGAMSYRNSIHILTATLLVVGLGASARLSLPMFALSCVLLFVWGSLYFYGSSKRLELKHAVQLGWLFALTLVWVVMIPIVPVSIYLLFPLFFVYLQVMPDVRGIIAVVGATSIAIASQYAGGLTFGGVMGPLVSAIVTVAIDYAFRTLWRVNNEKQQLIDQLIETRSQLAVTERNAGIAAERQRIAHEIHDTVAQGLSSIQMLLHVSEQEIEAADLDDKTKKAITQKIKLARSTASDNLSEARAMIAALQPAALSKTSLEAALHRVTEPLLGINFVINVDGDVRQLPMKTEATLLRIAQGAIGNVAKHSEAKNCHVTLTYEDTEVRLDVVDDGVGFEPEEVSGQPAGLGHIGLSALHQRAVELNGEVIVESAYGQGTAVSAALPVEPPADPPDRPLYDAEHQ
- a CDS encoding DUF2020 domain-containing protein, which encodes MRRTLPIIFAASMFLAGCGTDQAQAPAPASASASVEPTAPITDGQPIDAMPAVERTAQVACPYLDMEWVADTNGQRVTGYGTDERFSTPSCVFYSFPEEPQLTVIVREMATVDDAIAVVDWAAPIDSTEPAEEPAGWSGGRRGGNEESGALYAVQKDTTAVVVFTNQDQSLKAQLVAEEVIANLGL
- a CDS encoding LuxR C-terminal-related transcriptional regulator, which produces MIRVLLADDHEIVRLGLRAVLESAEDIEVVGEVSTAEGAVQAAQEGGIDVILMDLRFGPGVQGTQVSTGADATAAIKRTIDNPPKVLVVTNYDTDADILGAIEAGALGYLLKDAPPSELLAAVRSAAEGDSTLSPMVANRLMTRVRTPKTSLTPRELEVLKLVAGGSSNRDIGRILFLSEATVKSHLVHIYDKLGVRSRTSAVAAAREQGLL
- a CDS encoding amidohydrolase family protein, which encodes MRIINARVKSYADLVDITIEGEKITSITPSIRRAEEDVRADDYDADSRLVTPQFAEAHIHLDYANTAGVPRENNSGTLFEAIEIWADRKAEGFHVKDDIKAKALQAAKRAAEHGVGFIRTHVDVTDPTFAGFEALAELRDEVRDWCDIQIVAFPQNGIFAYEGGQKLISDAMVAGADVVGGIPHLEPTRDDGVASVKWLFDLAEKHSAPIDIHTDEIDDPHSRFVEVLAAEASKRDMGPQTVVSHSVAMAYYTPGYMARLLPKLANSKVRFAVCPNENLHLQGLGFQGPVPRGVAPVKELTEFGIPVSFCQDSLNDPFYPMGNGDLLRILDSGLHVSHMLTAPHMENALSFITTNPAGNLGLPDYEIAENTPANLLVLDAFSDKGAVQTKAAVLLSIHNGKKVLSREPEKVDWNV
- a CDS encoding class E sortase gives rise to the protein MLNTDATLPGRQSPGGKKPRPRITFSQVLGEILLTVGVLALLFAFYEAYWTNVESGKLQEAASGKLDEQWEQERVNPRQKLTPELGEAFARMYIPSFGSDFNFAIIEGTDEADLLAGPGRYVDSQMPGEAGNFAVAGHRVGKGSPFNDLGNVEVCDAIVVETSTSWDVYRVMPMSTDAAGRAAEGADCFNEAQVSSMVGGQYSHVQGRHITTPDRIDMTYPVPGVDSATVTEGSEALLTLTTCHPQFSNAERMIVHAMLVESSDKQDNVRPAALEES
- a CDS encoding pseudouridine synthase translates to MKAPLPIRDGLNPSRARLPMESDPIKAIDFVEYLINTQRHRNPADDATALIERFNDHLVVNHYAEPYAPDDIVMPDDDIWFYRMPAAERPIPYKIHTIFEDDDLLVIDKPPYLATMPRGRHITETALVKMRVLTGNNDLTPAHRLDRLTAGVLVMVKKPELRGAYQTLFARREASKTYEAIAEYIPNLMNAEGPTIWENRIEKERGVVQAFVTEGPVNARTELVSVTPVNDAEQKILEATHGSLPRQARYVLAPATGKTHQLRLHMRDFAAPILGDPLYPVLHAVDDEDYTTPMHLIARTLTFIDPQTHEERTFVSTRPTGSL
- a CDS encoding GlsB/YeaQ/YmgE family stress response membrane protein, with translation MLALGWIGWIIIGGLAGWIASKIKGTDAQQGLLLNIVVGIIGGLLGGWLLGVIGFDVSGGGLIFSFVTCLLGAVILLTIVQFFTRRK